From the genome of Legionella beliardensis:
CACGCACTAGTGAGAAAACAAGAGGTTTAGTTTCACCCTTACGTAAAATAGTCAGATCAATTGTTGAACCTTCTTTACCACGCATTGATTCAACAGCATCTTTTAGGCTAATTCCTTGTACGGATTTATTACCTAGCTTAATGATATAATCACCCGCTTTTATACCTGCTCTAAATGCTGGTGTATCAACTAAGGGTGTCACTACCTTAACCACACCTTCTTCCATAGTGACTTCAATACCAAGGCCACCAAATTCACCTGAGGTAGCTGTTTGTAAGTCCTTAAATTCTTCTTCATTTAAATAATCTGAATGTGGATCTAGGCCAGTTAACATACCACGAATTGCATTATCAAACAGTTGCTTATCATCAACCGGTTTTACGTAGTATTTTTTGATTTCATTAATCGCGTTAGAAAAACGCTGCACATCTTCCATAGGAACACGTGACGTAGTTGTATTTTGTTCAGCATTAGAAGTTACTTCTTCGGCTGCAAGAAGCGGCAGGGGAAATAAAGAAGTAGTTGACATTATCGTTGCTAAGACACTTGCATACAACCGATTTGTTAACATATCGTTTCTCCTAGGAAAGTTTGGCATACTTAGCCATCTTCCAGTTATCAAATCATTTATCTATAAAATATAGTCATTCTGCTATAAGAATTCTGTTTTTATTTATTAAATATTCCTATAACTTAGCCTATACGTTATATAAAGCAATATAGATGCCAGTCAGTCCACTTATTTCAGATAGCTTGCATAACCTGCTTCCTTTACACGCCTATTGCACGTGTTGCCTGGTGCATTCTTAAATTATAGCTAGGGTAGCTCAGTGCTCTTGCTAAGCATGATTGTTTTTGGGCTAAACAATTTAGGACAGCCAATCAAGTGGTGGAATAGCTTTACCATGTCGCCTTATTTCAAAGTATAGCCCGTTTTGTTTTATTCCACCGGTATGGCCTACAGCAGCAATTTGCTCGCCTTGGTAAACAGCAGTGCCTGTTTTTTTATATAATGATTCATTATGGGCGTAAAGCGTCATATACCCTTGACCATGGTCAATAATCACTAAAAGGCCATAGCCATTTAACCAATCACTAAACACAACTTTACCCGGATAAATGGCATAAACTGGTGCACCTTCAGAGGCAAAAAATGTTATACCTTGATTCATTTTTTGGGCCTTAGCCTTATCAGTTTGTACAGGTCGGCGCAATTTATGCCGCATTTGTACAAAAGGGTGCTTAGGTTGGATATAAAGATTAGATTGTGAAGTTAGCGTTTTTAATAAGCGAGATAAGTTTTCTTTATTGCGTTCATATTCTAATAAAACTTGCTGCTTATTTTGAATGTCACTAGTTAACGATTGCATAATAATCGCATGATTTTTTTGGTTACGTTTAAGTGTTTCTTGAGCCGCATGTACTTTTTCCCGCAGCGTGCGTTTACCTTCAATTTCTGTTTTCAGAATAGCGTGATTATCAGCTAAATATTTTTGCATAGTAGCAATTTTATTAATCATCTGTTGGCGAGAGGAAGCCAGATATTGATGATAAGTAAGTAAACGGCTCATAGAAAATAAATCATTTTGATTGATTATCCACTTAATAGGTTGATATTCGCCCATTTTATAGCGTACACGTAAGTGTTCAACAAGCAATTTTTGCTCGTTAGTAAGTTTTTGATTAAGTTCATTGATGTGTTGTTTTAACGTATTAACTTTCTGTTGTTTTATAGTTAATTCACGTTGAATGACTTGTAATTTTCCTGCTGTTGTCGCAATTTCTTTTTCATTCTTGGCTAATTCTTGCGTTAATAAGCCTTTTTTATCAGCAGCCTTTTCTAGCGTTTGTTTAAGCGTATTAATTTGCTGGTCTAATTGTTTAATTTTAGTTTGAGTTTGGGCAACCGTTTGCGGATTATCAGCCAAGCTAGTCTGGGCAAATAGAAAGATGAGAATAATGACGCGAAGAAGTCTATTAAATAATTTGCCAGCGCTCATTTATTTATCCATAAAATCTAACTGATGTAATTAAACAAGTTACCAGTGAATAGTAT
Proteins encoded in this window:
- a CDS encoding murein hydrolase activator EnvC family protein; the encoded protein is MSAGKLFNRLLRVIILIFLFAQTSLADNPQTVAQTQTKIKQLDQQINTLKQTLEKAADKKGLLTQELAKNEKEIATTAGKLQVIQRELTIKQQKVNTLKQHINELNQKLTNEQKLLVEHLRVRYKMGEYQPIKWIINQNDLFSMSRLLTYHQYLASSRQQMINKIATMQKYLADNHAILKTEIEGKRTLREKVHAAQETLKRNQKNHAIIMQSLTSDIQNKQQVLLEYERNKENLSRLLKTLTSQSNLYIQPKHPFVQMRHKLRRPVQTDKAKAQKMNQGITFFASEGAPVYAIYPGKVVFSDWLNGYGLLVIIDHGQGYMTLYAHNESLYKKTGTAVYQGEQIAAVGHTGGIKQNGLYFEIRRHGKAIPPLDWLS